In Streptococcus sp. SN-1, a single genomic region encodes these proteins:
- a CDS encoding DHH family phosphoesterase: MKKFYVSPIFPLILGIVAFGVLSVQLVFVTNTLVTLFLLLLILGSYILLFIHQRDYYSRSEVEQIQYVNHQAEESLTTLLEQMPVGVIKLDLSSGEVEWFNPYAELILTNEVGEIDVALIQTIIKASVGNPGSYATLGETRYSVHMDKVSGVLYFFDVSGEYEATVELVTSRPVIGIVSVDNYDDLEDETSESDISHINSFVANFVSEFAGKHAMFSRRVSMDRFYLFTDYTVLEGLMNDKFSVIDAFREESKQRQLPLTLSMGFSYGDGNHDEIGKVALLNLNLAEVRGGDQVVVKENDETKNPVYFGGGSAASIKRTRTRTRAMMTAISDKIRSVDQVFVVGHKNLDMDALGSAVGMQLFASNVTENSYAIYDEEQMSPDIERAVSFLEKEGVTKLLSVKEAMGLVTNRSLLILVDHSKTALTLSKEFYDLFTQTIVIDHHRRDQDFPDNAVITYIESGASSASELVTELIQFQNSKKNRLSRMQASVLMAGMMLDTKNFTSRVTSRTFDVASYLRTRGSDSIAIQEIAATDFEEYREVNELILQGRKLGSDVLIAEATDSKCYDTVVISKAADAMLAMSGIEASFVLAKNTQGFISISARSRSKLNVQRIMEELGGGGHFNLAAAQIKDLSLSEAGEKLTEIVLNEIKEKEKEE, translated from the coding sequence ATGAAAAAATTTTATGTAAGTCCTATTTTCCCCTTAATATTAGGAATAGTGGCGTTCGGAGTGCTATCTGTGCAACTTGTTTTTGTAACGAATACACTGGTAACGCTATTTCTTTTGCTACTTATTTTGGGTTCATATATTTTACTATTCATCCATCAGAGAGACTATTACTCAAGGAGTGAAGTAGAACAAATCCAGTATGTAAACCACCAAGCTGAAGAAAGTTTGACAACCTTGTTAGAACAGATGCCTGTTGGAGTTATTAAGTTAGACTTGTCGTCAGGTGAAGTTGAATGGTTTAATCCTTATGCTGAATTGATTTTGACTAATGAAGTAGGCGAGATTGATGTGGCATTAATTCAAACAATTATTAAGGCATCGGTAGGAAATCCAGGTTCTTATGCCACCTTGGGTGAGACTCGTTATTCGGTTCATATGGACAAGGTATCTGGAGTTCTGTACTTCTTTGATGTGTCTGGAGAATACGAAGCGACTGTTGAGTTAGTAACGAGTCGACCTGTGATTGGGATCGTTTCTGTTGACAACTACGATGATTTAGAAGATGAAACATCCGAGTCTGATATCAGTCATATTAACAGTTTTGTAGCCAACTTTGTTTCAGAATTTGCTGGGAAACATGCCATGTTCTCCCGTCGAGTGAGTATGGACCGTTTTTATCTATTTACGGACTACACGGTGCTTGAAGGATTGATGAATGATAAATTTTCTGTTATCGATGCTTTCAGAGAAGAGTCGAAACAGAGACAGTTGCCTTTGACCTTAAGTATGGGCTTTTCTTATGGTGATGGAAATCATGATGAGATCGGGAAAGTTGCTTTGCTCAATTTGAACTTGGCTGAAGTGCGTGGTGGTGACCAGGTGGTTGTCAAGGAGAACGACGAAACAAAAAATCCAGTTTATTTTGGTGGTGGGTCTGCTGCCTCAATCAAACGTACACGGACTCGTACGCGTGCTATGATGACAGCTATTTCAGATAAGATTCGAAGTGTGGATCAGGTTTTTGTAGTTGGTCACAAAAATTTAGATATGGATGCTTTGGGCTCTGCTGTAGGTATGCAGTTATTTGCCAGCAATGTAACTGAAAATAGTTATGCTATTTATGACGAAGAACAAATGTCGCCGGATATTGAACGAGCTGTTTCATTCTTAGAAAAAGAAGGAGTTACGAAGTTGTTGTCTGTTAAGGAAGCAATGGGCTTGGTGACTAATCGTTCTTTGTTGATTCTTGTAGACCATTCAAAGACTGCCTTAACTTTATCGAAAGAATTTTATGATTTGTTTACACAGACCATTGTTATTGACCACCACAGAAGGGATCAGGATTTTCCTGATAATGCCGTTATCACTTATATCGAAAGTGGTGCCAGCAGTGCCAGTGAGTTGGTAACGGAATTGATTCAGTTCCAGAATTCTAAGAAAAATCGTTTGAGTCGTATGCAGGCCAGTGTTTTGATGGCTGGTATGATGCTGGATACTAAAAATTTCACCTCACGAGTGACTAGTCGAACATTTGATGTTGCTAGCTATCTCAGAACGAGAGGAAGTGATAGTATTGCTATCCAAGAAATCGCTGCGACAGATTTTGAAGAATATCGTGAGGTCAATGAACTGATTTTACAGGGGCGTAAATTAGGTTCAGATGTATTGATAGCAGAGGCTACGGACTCGAAATGCTATGATACAGTTGTTATTAGTAAGGCAGCAGATGCCATGTTAGCTATGTCAGGTATTGAAGCGAGTTTTGTTCTTGCGAAAAATACACAAGGATTTATATCCATCTCAGCTCGTAGTCGTAGTAAACTGAATGTACAACGGATTATGGAAGAGTTAGGCGGTGGAGGTCATTTTAATTTGGCAGCAGCTCAAATTAAGGATTTAAGCTTGTCAGAAGCGGGTGAAAAACTGACAGAAATTGTATTAAATGAAATAAAGGAAAAGGAGAAAGAAGAATGA
- a CDS encoding ABC transporter permease, whose amino-acid sequence MRNLKSILRRHISLLGFMGVLSIWQLAGFLKLLPKFILPTPLEILLSFVRDREFLWHHSWATLRVALLGLVLGILIACLMAVLMDSLTWLNDLIYPMMVVVQTIPTIAIAPILVLWLGYGILPKIVLIILTTTFPIIVSILDGFRHCDKDMLTLFSLMRAKPWQILWHFKIPVSLPYFYAGLRVSVSYAFITTVVSEWLGGFEGLGVYMIQSKKLFQYDTMFAIIILVSIISLLGMKLVDISEKYVIKWKRS is encoded by the coding sequence ATGAGAAACTTGAAAAGTATACTGAGACGACACATTAGTCTATTGGGCTTTATGGGGGTCTTGTCAATCTGGCAGTTAGCAGGTTTTCTTAAACTTCTCCCCAAGTTTATCCTGCCGACACCTCTTGAAATTCTCCTGTCCTTTGTTCGTGATAGAGAATTTCTCTGGCACCATAGCTGGGCCACCTTGAGAGTGGCTTTATTGGGGTTGGTTCTAGGAATCTTGATTGCCTGTCTCATGGCTGTACTTATGGATAGTTTGACTTGGCTCAATGACCTGATTTACCCTATGATGGTGGTTGTTCAGACCATTCCGACTATTGCCATAGCTCCTATCTTGGTCTTGTGGCTAGGTTATGGGATTTTGCCCAAGATTGTCTTGATTATCTTAACGACAACCTTCCCCATCATCGTCAGCATTTTGGACGGTTTTAGGCATTGTGACAAGGATATGCTGACCTTGTTTAGTCTGATGCGGGCCAAACCTTGGCAAATCCTGTGGCATTTTAAAATTCCAGTCAGTCTGCCTTACTTTTATGCAGGTCTGAGGGTCAGTGTCTCCTACGCCTTTATCACAACAGTGGTATCTGAGTGGTTGGGAGGCTTTGAAGGACTAGGTGTCTACATGATTCAGTCCAAGAAACTGTTTCAGTATGATACCATGTTTGCTATTATTATTCTGGTATCGATTATCAGCCTTTTGGGTATGAAGTTGGTCGATATTAGTGAAAAATATGTTATTAAATGGAAACGTTCGTAG
- a CDS encoding ABC transporter ATP-binding protein: protein MTEIRLEHVSYAYGQERILEDINLQVTSGEVVSILGPSGVGKTTLFNLIAGILEVQSGRIVLDGEENPKGRVSYMLQKDLLLEHKTVLGNIILPLLIQKVDKAEAIARADEILATFQLTAVRDKYPHELSGGMRQRVALLRTYLFGHKLFLLDEAFSALDEMTKMELHAWYLEIHKQLQLTTLIITHSIEEALSLSDRIYILKNRPGQIVSEIKPDWSEDEDKEVQKIAYKRQILAELGLDK from the coding sequence ATGACAGAAATTAGACTAGAACACGTCAGTTATGCCTATGGTCAGGAGAGGATTTTAGAGGATATCAACCTACAGGTGACTTCAGGAGAAGTGGTTTCCATCCTAGGCCCTAGTGGTGTTGGAAAGACCACCCTCTTTAATCTAATCGCTGGGATTTTAGAAGTTCAGTCAGGGAGAATTGTCCTTGATGGGGAGGAGAATCCCAAGGGGCGCGTGAGTTATATGTTGCAAAAGGATCTCCTCTTGGAGCACAAGACGGTGCTTGGTAATATCATTCTGCCCCTCTTGATTCAAAAAGTGGATAAGGCGGAAGCCATTGCCCGCGCGGATGAAATTCTTGCGACCTTCCAGTTGACAGCTGTACGGGATAAGTATCCTCATGAACTCAGTGGTGGGATGCGTCAGCGTGTAGCCTTGCTTCGAACTTACCTTTTCGGGCACAAGCTCTTTCTCTTGGATGAGGCCTTTAGTGCCTTGGATGAGATGACCAAGATGGAACTCCACGCTTGGTACCTTGAGATTCACAAGCAGTTGCAACTGACAACATTGATTATCACGCATAGTATCGAGGAGGCTCTCAGTCTCAGCGACCGCATCTATATCTTGAAAAATCGCCCTGGGCAGATTGTTTCAGAAATTAAACCAGATTGGTCTGAAGATGAGGACAAAGAGGTTCAAAAGATTGCCTACAAACGTCAAATCTTAGCGGAGTTAGGCTTAGATAAGTAG
- the cbpD gene encoding choline binding-anchored murein hydrolase CbpD, with protein MKVLPFKVTETGFSLRKSVKKVVPFLAVGLMLVASDSVYAYSGGNGSIARGDDYPTYYKNGSQEIDKWRMYSRQCTSFAAFRLSSVNGFEIPGAYGNANEWGYRARREGYRVDSVPTIGSIAWSTAGGYGHVAWVSNVMGDNIEIEEYNYGYTGSYNKRIIKANTMTGFIHFKDLAGGNVVSSGKVFNSQPSSTGGTHYFKNKAAIKNQPLVSATSIAYYSPGESVHYDQILEKDGYKWLSYISYSGNRRYIQLEEVASSQNQPEGSSNNVLTVGWKKINGSWYYFKSDGSKATGWLKDGSSWYYLKSSGEMQTGWLKENGLWYYLDSSGAMKTGWYQVSGKWYYSYSSGALAVNTTVDGYRVNSDGERV; from the coding sequence ATGAAAGTTTTACCATTCAAAGTAACAGAGACAGGATTTTCTTTGAGAAAATCAGTTAAAAAGGTTGTTCCTTTTTTAGCAGTAGGATTGATGCTAGTAGCGAGTGATAGTGTATATGCCTATTCTGGAGGAAATGGATCGATTGCGCGTGGGGATGATTATCCTACTTACTATAAAAATGGGAGTCAGGAAATTGATAAGTGGCGCATGTACTCTCGTCAGTGTACTTCATTTGCAGCCTTTCGCTTGAGTAGTGTCAATGGTTTTGAGATTCCAGGAGCTTATGGAAATGCGAATGAATGGGGGTATCGTGCTCGTCGTGAAGGCTATCGTGTAGATAGTGTACCAACGATTGGATCTATTGCTTGGTCTACTGCAGGAGGATATGGTCATGTTGCCTGGGTTTCAAATGTAATGGGGGATAATATAGAAATTGAGGAATACAACTATGGTTATACAGGATCCTATAATAAACGAATTATAAAAGCAAATACAATGACAGGATTTATTCATTTTAAAGATTTGGCTGGGGGTAATGTAGTAAGTAGTGGCAAAGTATTCAATAGTCAACCTTCTTCGACAGGAGGAACTCATTATTTTAAGAATAAGGCAGCTATAAAAAATCAACCTTTAGTTAGTGCAACTTCAATTGCATATTATTCTCCAGGTGAGAGTGTTCATTATGATCAAATTCTTGAAAAAGATGGATACAAGTGGTTGAGTTATATATCTTATAGTGGAAATCGTCGTTATATTCAGTTAGAGGAGGTTGCTTCATCGCAGAATCAACCAGAAGGTAGTTCCAATAATGTTCTGACTGTCGGTTGGAAGAAAATAAATGGTAGTTGGTATTATTTCAAATCAGATGGTTCTAAGGCGACGGGATGGCTGAAAGATGGCTCTAGCTGGTATTATTTGAAATCATCTGGTGAAATGCAGACAGGATGGTTAAAGGAAAATGGTCTGTGGTATTATCTGGATAGTTCAGGGGCAATGAAAACAGGTTGGTATCAAGTCTCTGGTAAATGGTACTATTCTTACTCTTCAGGTGCCTTAGCTGTCAATACGACGGTGGATGGCTATAGAGTAAATAGTGATGGAGAACGAGTATAG
- a CDS encoding CtsR family transcriptional regulator, whose amino-acid sequence MRFKNTSDHIEAYIKAILDQSGIVELQRSQLADTFQVVPSQINYVIKTRFTESRGYLVESKRGGGGYIRIGRIEFSSHHEMLKELLYSIGERVSQEIYEDILQLLVEQELMTKQEMNLLVSVALDRVLGEEAPVVRANMLRQVIQEVDRKGK is encoded by the coding sequence ATGAGATTTAAAAATACATCGGATCATATTGAGGCCTACATCAAGGCGATTTTAGATCAATCTGGAATTGTGGAGTTGCAACGGAGTCAGTTAGCAGATACTTTTCAGGTTGTTCCTAGTCAGATCAACTATGTGATTAAGACACGCTTTACGGAAAGTAGAGGCTACTTGGTTGAAAGTAAGCGTGGTGGTGGAGGCTACATTCGTATAGGACGGATTGAGTTTTCTAGTCATCATGAAATGCTCAAGGAGCTGCTTTACTCGATTGGTGAGCGGGTCAGTCAAGAAATTTATGAAGATATTCTTCAGCTTTTAGTTGAGCAAGAACTGATGACCAAGCAGGAGATGAATTTGCTAGTATCAGTAGCTTTGGATCGCGTTCTAGGAGAGGAAGCTCCAGTTGTTCGTGCAAATATGCTAAGACAGGTCATACAAGAGGTAGATAGAAAAGGGAAGTAA
- a CDS encoding Veg family protein produces the protein MTDAFTDVAKMKKIKEEIKAHEGHVIEMTLENGRKRQKNRLGKLIEVYPSLFIVEFGNVEGDKQANVYVESFTYSDILTEKNLIHYLD, from the coding sequence ATGACAGATGCATTTACAGATGTAGCTAAGATGAAAAAAATTAAAGAGGAAATCAAGGCGCATGAGGGCCATGTAATTGAAATGACCTTGGAAAATGGGCGTAAGCGTCAAAAAAATAGATTGGGTAAGCTAATTGAAGTTTATCCATCTCTGTTTATCGTGGAATTTGGAAATGTTGAAGGAGATAAACAAGCTAATGTTTACGTTGAATCCTTTACTTACTCAGATATCCTTACAGAAAAGAATTTGATTCATTATCTGGACTAA
- a CDS encoding thiamine-binding protein: protein MKASIALQVLPLAQGINRIAVIDQVIAYLQAQEVTMVVTPFETVLEGEFDELMRILKEALEVAGQEADNVFANVKINVGEILSIDEKLEKYTETTH, encoded by the coding sequence ATGAAAGCAAGCATTGCCTTGCAAGTTTTACCCTTAGCACAGGGGATTAATCGGATTGCTGTTATCGATCAGGTCATTGCTTATCTACAAGCTCAAGAAGTGACCATGGTGGTGACACCATTTGAAACGGTCTTGGAAGGGGAGTTTGATGAGCTCATGCGCATTCTCAAAGAAGCGCTGGAAGTGGCAGGGCAGGAGGCAGATAATGTCTTTGCCAATGTCAAAATAAATGTAGGAGAGATTTTAAGTATTGATGAGAAACTTGAAAAGTATACTGAGACGACACATTAG
- a CDS encoding ABC transporter substrate-binding protein — protein MKKTWKVFLTVLTALVAVVLVACGQGTASKDNKEAELKKIDFILDWTPNTNHTGLYVAKEKGYFKESGVDVDLKLPPEESSSDLVINGKAPFAVYFQDYMAKKLEKGAGITAVAAIVEHNTSGIISRKSDNVASPKDLVGKKYGTWNDPTELAMLKTLVESQGGDFEKVEKVPNNDSNSITPIANGVFDTAWIYYGWDGILAKSQGVEANFMYLKDYVKEFDYYSPVIIANNDYLKDNKEEARKVIQAIKKGYQYAMEHPEEAADILIKNAPELQEKRDFVIESQKYLSKEYASDKEKWGQFDAARWNAFYKWDKENGILKEDLTDKGFTNEFVK, from the coding sequence ATGAAGAAAACATGGAAAGTGTTTTTAACTGTTTTAACAGCTCTTGTAGCTGTTGTGCTTGTGGCCTGTGGTCAAGGAACTGCTTCTAAGGATAACAAAGAGGCAGAACTTAAGAAAATCGACTTTATCCTAGACTGGACACCAAATACCAACCACACAGGGCTTTATGTTGCTAAGGAAAAAGGTTATTTCAAAGAATCTGGAGTGGATGTTGATTTGAAATTGCCACCAGAAGAAAGTTCTTCTGACTTGGTTATCAATGGTAAGGCACCATTTGCAGTGTATTTCCAAGACTATATGGCTAAAAAATTGGAAAAAGGGGCAGGAATTACTGCCGTTGCAGCTATCGTAGAGCACAATACATCAGGAATTATCTCTCGTAAATCTGACAATGTAGCTAGTCCAAAAGACTTGGTTGGTAAGAAATACGGGACATGGAATGACCCAACTGAACTTGCTATGTTGAAAACCTTGGTAGAATCTCAAGGCGGAGACTTTGAGAAGGTTGAAAAAGTACCAAATAACGACTCAAACTCAATCACACCGATTGCTAATGGAGTATTTGATACTGCATGGATCTACTACGGATGGGATGGAATCCTTGCTAAATCTCAAGGTGTAGAGGCTAACTTCATGTACTTGAAAGACTACGTTAAAGAATTTGACTACTACTCACCAGTTATCATCGCCAACAATGACTATCTAAAAGACAACAAAGAAGAAGCTCGCAAAGTTATCCAAGCTATCAAAAAAGGTTACCAATATGCTATGGAGCATCCAGAGGAAGCGGCAGATATCCTTATCAAGAATGCACCTGAACTTCAGGAAAAACGTGACTTTGTCATCGAATCTCAAAAATACTTGTCAAAAGAATACGCAAGTGACAAGGAAAAATGGGGTCAATTTGATGCAGCTCGCTGGAATGCCTTCTATAAATGGGATAAAGAAAATGGTATCCTTAAAGAAGACTTGACAGACAAAGGCTTCACCAATGAATTTGTGAAATAA
- the dnaB gene encoding replicative DNA helicase: MAEVEELRVQPQDILAEQSVLGAIFIDESKLVFVREYIESRDFFKYAHRLIFQAMVDLSDRGDAIDATTVRTILDNQGDLQNIGGLSYLVEIVNSVPTSANAEYYAKIVAEKAMLRRLIAKLTESVNQAYEASQPADEIIAQAEKGLIDVSENANRSGFKNIRDVLNVNFGNLEARSQQTTDITGIATGYRDLDHMTTGLHEEELIILAARPAVGKTAFALNIAQNIGTKLDKTVAIFSLEMGAESLVDRMLAAEGLVESHSIRTGQLTDEEWQKYTIAQGNLANASIYIDDTPGIRITEIRSRSRKLAQETGNLGLILIDYLQLITGTGRENRQQEVSEISRQLKILAKELKVPVIALSQLSRGVEQRQDKRPVLSDIRESGSIEQDADIVAFLYRDDYYERGGEEEEGIPNNKVEVIIEKNRSGARGTVELIFQKEYNKFSSISKREEIR; encoded by the coding sequence ATGGCAGAAGTAGAAGAGTTACGAGTACAACCTCAAGATATCTTGGCTGAGCAATCCGTTTTAGGGGCTATCTTTATTGACGAGAGTAAGCTTGTTTTTGTTCGAGAATATATTGAGTCTCGGGACTTTTTTAAGTATGCCCATCGATTGATTTTCCAAGCTATGGTCGATTTATCCGACCGTGGCGATGCTATAGATGCAACAACGGTTCGTACCATTCTTGATAATCAAGGTGATTTACAGAATATTGGTGGCCTGTCTTACTTGGTTGAGATTGTCAATTCTGTGCCAACTTCTGCTAACGCGGAGTATTATGCTAAAATTGTTGCAGAAAAGGCTATGTTACGGCGATTAATCGCCAAGTTGACAGAGTCTGTCAATCAAGCTTACGAGGCTTCGCAACCAGCTGATGAAATCATTGCTCAGGCAGAAAAAGGACTGATTGATGTCAGTGAAAATGCTAATCGAAGTGGATTTAAGAATATTCGAGATGTGTTGAATGTCAACTTTGGAAATCTGGAAGCTCGCTCGCAACAAACGACCGATATTACAGGGATTGCGACAGGTTATCGTGACTTGGATCATATGACGACTGGTCTGCATGAAGAGGAGTTGATTATCTTAGCAGCCCGTCCAGCGGTTGGTAAGACAGCCTTTGCCTTGAATATCGCTCAGAACATTGGGACTAAGTTGGACAAAACGGTTGCTATTTTTTCACTGGAAATGGGTGCGGAAAGTCTAGTGGATCGTATGTTGGCGGCAGAAGGTTTGGTAGAATCCCATTCTATCCGTACGGGGCAATTGACCGATGAGGAATGGCAAAAGTATACCATTGCTCAAGGGAATCTAGCAAACGCGAGTATCTATATCGATGATACACCAGGGATTCGGATCACGGAAATTCGTTCTCGCTCACGTAAACTTGCTCAAGAAACGGGCAATCTTGGTTTAATTTTGATAGATTACTTGCAATTGATTACAGGTACAGGCCGAGAAAATCGTCAACAAGAAGTTTCAGAAATTTCACGTCAGTTAAAAATTCTAGCCAAGGAATTGAAGGTTCCAGTAATCGCTCTAAGTCAACTTTCTCGTGGTGTAGAACAACGTCAGGATAAGAGACCAGTCTTGTCTGATATTCGTGAATCTGGGTCTATTGAGCAGGACGCTGATATCGTAGCCTTTCTTTATCGCGACGATTACTATGAGCGTGGTGGTGAAGAAGAGGAAGGGATACCAAATAATAAGGTAGAAGTTATTATCGAGAAAAACCGTAGTGGAGCTCGTGGAACGGTGGAATTAATTTTCCAAAAAGAATACAATAAATTTTCAAGTATCTCAAAAAGGGAGGAAATAAGATGA
- the rplI gene encoding 50S ribosomal protein L9, translating into MKVIFLADVKGKGKKGEIKEVPTGYAQNFLIKKNLAKEATAQAVGELRGKQKSEEKAHAEMIAEAKAIKAQLEAEETVVEFVEKVGPDGRTFGSITNKKIAEELQKQFGIKIDKRHIQVQAPIRAVGLIDVPVKIYQDITSVINLRVKEG; encoded by the coding sequence ATGAAAGTAATCTTTTTAGCAGATGTTAAAGGAAAAGGTAAAAAAGGCGAAATTAAGGAAGTGCCAACAGGGTATGCACAAAACTTTCTTATCAAAAAGAATCTAGCCAAAGAAGCGACTGCTCAAGCGGTAGGTGAGCTTCGTGGTAAACAAAAATCTGAAGAAAAAGCTCATGCTGAGATGATTGCAGAAGCAAAAGCAATTAAAGCCCAATTAGAGGCAGAAGAAACTGTTGTAGAATTTGTTGAAAAGGTTGGTCCAGATGGCCGTACTTTTGGTTCTATTACCAATAAGAAAATTGCAGAAGAATTGCAAAAGCAATTTGGAATTAAGATTGATAAACGTCATATCCAAGTACAAGCTCCGATTCGAGCGGTTGGTTTGATTGATGTGCCAGTGAAAATCTATCAAGATATCACAAGTGTCATCAATCTTCGTGTGAAAGAAGGATAA